One genomic window of Cannabis sativa cultivar Pink pepper isolate KNU-18-1 chromosome 2, ASM2916894v1, whole genome shotgun sequence includes the following:
- the LOC115718757 gene encoding mitochondrial Rho GTPase 1, whose product MARAPVGTVNPGARTGVRIVVAGDRSTGKSSLIVTAAAENFPVNVPPLLPPTRLPEDFYPDRVPITIIDTSSRPEDNGKVADELKRADAVVLTYACDQPQTLDRLSTFWLPKLRQLEVKVPVIVVGCKLDLRDENQQVSLEQVMSPIMQQFREIETCIECSALKHIQIPEVFYYAQKAVLHPTGPLFDQESQTLKPRCVRALKRIFILCDHDRDGALSDAELNDFQVKCFNAPLQPSEIVGVKRVVQEKIPEGVNERGLTLTGFLFLHALFIEKGRLETTWTVLRKFGYNNDIKLADELIPAPSKRTPDQSVELTNEAIEFLKGIFEAYDSDLDGALRPRELEEVFSTAPECPFSEAPYKDAAEANAFGGLSLDGFLSKWALMTLLDPTFSMENLIYIGYSGDISSTIRVTRKRRLDRKKQQSERNVFQCFVFGPKMAGKSAIIDSFLGRPFSDTYNPTTEDRYAVNVVDQPGGTKKTLVLREIPEDGVGKLLSSKESLAACDVAVFVHDSSDESSWKRATELLVEVAGHGEDTGYEVPCLIVAAKDDQDSFPLAIQHSTRISQDMGVEAPIPISTKLGDFNNVFRKIITAAEHPHLSIPETEAGRTRKQYHRLINRSLMFVSVGAAVAIVGLAAYRVYAARKNSSS is encoded by the exons ATGGCGAGAGCTCCAGTCGGAACTGTAAACCCCGGTGCCCGAACTGGGGTCCGAATCGTCGTGGCTGGAGACCGTAGTACTGGAAAATCGAGCTTGATTGTCACTGCTGCGGCAGAGAATTTCCCTGTGAATGTTCCTCCACTATTGCCACCAACAAGGTTGCCTGAGGATTTCTATCCCGACCGTGTGCCCATCACAATCATTGATACTTCATCTCG TCCCGAGGATAATGGTAAAGTTGCAGACGAATTGAAGAGAGCTGATGCAGTTGTTCTTACTTATGCATGCGATCAACCTCAGACACTTGATCGATTGAGTACCTTCTGGCTTCCTAAACTTCGTCAACTAGAG GTGAAGGTCCCAGTCATAGTGGTGGGTTGTAAACTAGATTTGAGAGATGAGAACCAGCAGGTGAGCCTGGAACAAGTGATGTCTCCAATTATGCAACAGTTTCGGGAGATTGAAACTTGTATTGAATGTTCAGCATTAAAACATATTCAG ATTCCTGAAGTTTTCTACTATGCACAAAAGGCCGTGCTTCACCCAACAGGTCCATTATTTGACCAGGAATCACAAACTTTAAAACCTCGATGTGTGCGAGCCTTGAAGCGAATTTTTATTCTCTGTGATCATGACAGGGATGGTGCTCTCAGTGATGCAGAGCTGAATGATTTTCag GTTAAATGTTTTAATGCTCCATTACAACCGTCTGAAATAGTGGGTGTTAAGAGGGTTGTGCAAGAGAAGATTCCTGAAGGAGTCAATGAGCGCGGACTTACTTTGACAGGATTCCTCTTCCTACATGCACTATTTATCGAAAAGGGGCGTCTAGAAACAACTTGGACTGTTCTCAGGAAATTTGGATACAATAATGATATAAAACTTGCAGATGAACTCATTCCAGCTCCATCAAAACGAACTCCTGATCAG AGTGTGGAGCTGACTAATGAGGCCATTGAGTTCCTTAAAGGAATCTTTGAGGCATATGACAGTGACTTG GATGGGGCACTCCGACCTCGTGAACTCGAAGAAGTATTTTCTACTGCTCCAGAATG TCCATTCAGTGAGGCCCCTTATAAGGATGCTGCAGAGGCAAATGCTTTTGGAGGCCTATCTCTTGATGGATTTTTATCCAAG TGGGCTCTCATGACACTCCTAGATCCAACTTTTAGCATGGAAAATCTGATATACATCGGTTATTCTGGTGATATTTCATCAACAATACGCGTGACTAGGAAGAGGCGTTTAGATCGAAAGAAGCAACAATCAGAAAGAAATGTTTTCCAATGTTTTGTCTTTGGCCCTAAGATGGCTGGAAAGTCTGCAATAATTGATTCTTTTCTTGGAAG GCCTTTCTCTGATACCTACAATCCAACCACAGAAGATCGGTATGCAGTGAATGTTGTTGATCAGCCTGGG GGCACTAAGAAAACTCTTGTGTTGAGAGAGATTCCTGAAGATGGAGTTGGAAAACTGCTATCAAGCAAAGAATCTTTGGCTGCTTGTGATGTTGCTGTGTTTGTTCATGACAG TTCTGATGAGTCATCATGGAAGAGGGCGACTGAGTTGTTGGTTGAAGTTGCTGGTCACGGTGAGGATACTGGATATGAGGTGCCTTGCCTCATTGTTGCAGCTAAAGATGACCAGGATTCATTTCCTTTGGCCATACAACATTCTACGAGG ATTAGTCAAGATATGGGAGTAGAAGCTCCTATACCTATTAGCACAAAGTTGGGTGATTTTAATAACGTATTCCGCAAGATTATAACCGCTGCGGAGCACCCTCATTTGAGCATTCCTGAAACTGAAGCTGGGAGAACCAGAAAGCAATACCACCGGCTTATTAACCGTTCTCTGATGTTTGTTTCAG TTGGAGCTGCAGTGGCCATTGTTGGATTGGCAGCTTACCGTGTCTATGCTGCAAGAAAGAACTCGTCAAGCTAA
- the LOC115718758 gene encoding cyclin-U1-1, with translation MELEITAIADHGILGLSSESFRALELDEFGKTTSSSSSETTIPQALVVIGCVLEKWIRKNERVIIRASRLKDEEAISIFHGSKAPRLSLRQYLERVLKYSKCSTSCFVVAYIYIHRYFHNRPHFSLTSLNVHRLFITALMVAAKFLDDDCDNNAYYARVGGVSTEEMNELEIEFLFSLDFKLQVPIRLFESYCKYLEKKGGNSSGSGKYRTDHHSSARHRRRIVIG, from the exons ATGGAATTGGAAATAACGGCAATAGCAGATCACGGCATATTAGGGTTGTCATCAGAGAGTTTCAGAGCTTTGGAGTTGGATGAATTTGGGAAAacgacatcatcatcatcatcagaaacTACTATTCCCCAAGCTTTAGTGGTGATTGGTTGTGTGCTTGAGAAATGGATTAGGAAGAACGAAAGGGTGATAATAAGGGCATCGAGATTGAAAGATGAGGAGGCCATTTCGATCTTCCATGGGTCCAAAGCACCCAGGTTAAGCCTACGACAGTATCTGGAACGCGTTTTGAAGTACTCAAAGTGTAGCACTTCCTGCTTCGTGGTGgcctatatatacatacacagaTATTTTCACAATCGCCCTCACTTTTCACTCACTTCTCTTAACGTTCACCGCCTCTTCATCACCGCACTTATGGTCGCTGCTAAATTCCTCGACGATGA CTGCGACAACAATGCGTACTATGCACGAGTGGGTGGTGTGAGCACAGAGGAAATGAACGAGTTAGAGATAGAGTTTCTGTTCAGCCTAGACTTTAAACTTCAGGTACCTATCCGACTCTTTGAGAGTTACTGTAAGTATCTTGAAAAGAAAGGAGGGAACAGCAGCGGCAGTGGCAAGTACCGGACCGATCACCATAGTAGTGCCCGTCATCGGAGAAGGATAGTGATAGGGTAA